The proteins below come from a single Betaproteobacteria bacterium genomic window:
- a CDS encoding amidohydrolase family protein produces MIDAHHHLWKLSRADYGWIGDGSNPAVTPIERDYLVEDYRALAAANGIAGSVVVQAAQTVTETRWLLGQARASGGLIKGVVGWIDMAAANAPDVLHDLAQDPLLRSIRPMLQEIADVEWVLQPKLAPALRIVIEQDLSFDLLVRPPHLKAVLALLLRHPDLRAIVDHGAKPDIAGGMWQPWADEMRRIARETQAYCKLSGLVTEARPGWKPDDLRRYAEHLVECFGVERIVWGSDWPVMLVNADYPGWLAAAKQFIASHSAADQMAVMNDNAIRFYRLPMRPA; encoded by the coding sequence GTGATCGATGCCCATCATCACCTGTGGAAACTGTCCCGCGCCGACTACGGCTGGATCGGCGACGGCAGCAATCCCGCCGTGACACCGATCGAGCGGGACTACCTGGTCGAGGACTACCGCGCGCTCGCCGCCGCAAACGGCATCGCCGGCAGTGTTGTCGTGCAAGCAGCGCAGACCGTGACTGAGACGCGCTGGCTGCTCGGCCAGGCGCGCGCCAGCGGCGGATTGATCAAGGGTGTGGTCGGCTGGATCGACATGGCGGCGGCGAACGCGCCCGACGTATTGCACGATCTGGCGCAGGATCCGCTCCTGCGCAGCATCCGTCCGATGCTGCAGGAAATCGCCGACGTCGAGTGGGTGTTGCAGCCGAAGCTCGCACCGGCGTTGCGTATCGTCATCGAGCAAGACCTGTCGTTCGATCTGTTGGTGCGGCCGCCGCATCTCAAGGCCGTGCTCGCGCTGCTCTTGCGTCATCCGGATCTGCGTGCCATCGTCGATCATGGGGCCAAACCGGATATCGCCGGCGGAATGTGGCAACCCTGGGCCGACGAAATGCGCCGCATCGCGCGCGAAACCCAGGCGTACTGCAAGCTTTCCGGTCTCGTGACCGAAGCCCGCCCGGGATGGAAGCCCGACGACCTGCGTCGCTATGCTGAACACCTGGTCGAATGTTTCGGCGTGGAGCGCATCGTATGGGGCAGCGACTGGCCGGTCATGCTGGTCAACGCGGATTACCCCGGCTGGCTGGCGGCGGCGAAGCAATTCATCGCTTCGCACTCCGCCGCCGATCAAATGGCGGTCATGAACGACAACGCGATTCGCTTCTATCGACTGCCGATGAGGCCAGCATGA
- a CDS encoding ribose ABC transporter, whose translation MLKNIDPLLSPELLSTLRAMGHGDELAIVDANYPAVSSGRPVIRADGSQVTAVAAAVLSLMPLDEFVPCAAFHMQVVDNPNGQMPIFDEFRSLLRKHEPKIAKLEGIERFAFYERVRNCFAVVATGERRLYGNLILKKGIVRPA comes from the coding sequence ATGCTGAAGAACATCGATCCGCTGTTGTCGCCGGAATTGCTGTCCACGCTGCGGGCGATGGGGCATGGCGACGAACTGGCGATCGTCGATGCCAACTATCCCGCAGTGTCGAGCGGGCGGCCGGTGATCCGCGCCGATGGTTCGCAGGTGACGGCCGTGGCAGCCGCGGTGCTCTCCCTCATGCCGCTGGACGAGTTCGTCCCGTGCGCCGCCTTCCACATGCAGGTGGTGGATAATCCGAACGGCCAGATGCCGATCTTCGACGAGTTCCGTTCGCTATTGCGCAAACACGAACCGAAGATTGCGAAACTCGAAGGCATCGAGCGCTTTGCGTTCTACGAGCGGGTAAGGAATTGTTTCGCGGTGGTCGCCACGGGCGAGCGCCGGCTCTACGGCAATCTGATCCTGAAAAAAGGCATCGTCCGGCCCGCCTGA
- a CDS encoding sugar ABC transporter ATP-binding protein: MRLFELRGISKNFGAIQALTEVDLKIDAGEVLGLMGDNGAGKSTLIKIMAGNFLPSSGEIWLKGAKVEFHNPVDARRKGIEVVYQDLALCDNLTAAENVFLGREAKRKIGPFSFIHYAAMFREAARHFAELKSETRPRDLVKQMSGGQRQAVAIARTRLSNPDIVLMDEPTAAISVRQVAEVLDLIRRLRDQNVAVILISHRMPDVFAVCDHVSVMRRGKVVADKPIKQTSPEEVTGLITGAIETA; the protein is encoded by the coding sequence GTGCGCCTGTTCGAGCTGCGTGGGATTTCCAAGAATTTCGGCGCCATCCAGGCGCTGACCGAAGTCGATCTGAAGATCGACGCCGGCGAGGTGCTCGGTCTGATGGGCGACAACGGCGCCGGCAAATCCACGCTCATCAAGATCATGGCCGGCAACTTCCTGCCTTCGAGCGGGGAGATCTGGCTGAAGGGCGCGAAAGTCGAATTTCACAACCCGGTCGACGCGCGCAGGAAAGGCATAGAGGTCGTTTACCAGGACCTCGCGCTGTGCGACAACCTCACTGCGGCGGAGAACGTTTTCCTCGGCCGCGAGGCCAAGCGCAAGATCGGCCCGTTCAGCTTCATCCACTATGCGGCCATGTTCCGCGAAGCCGCGCGCCACTTCGCCGAGCTGAAATCGGAGACGCGCCCGCGCGACCTGGTCAAACAAATGTCCGGCGGCCAGCGCCAGGCCGTGGCGATCGCACGCACGCGGCTGTCGAATCCGGACATCGTGTTGATGGACGAGCCGACCGCGGCGATCAGCGTGCGCCAGGTCGCCGAGGTGCTGGATCTGATACGACGGCTGCGCGACCAGAACGTCGCCGTCATCCTGATCAGCCATCGCATGCCGGACGTGTTCGCGGTATGCGACCACGTCTCGGTGATGCGCCGTGGCAAAGTCGTCGCCGACAAGCCGATCAAGCAGACTTCCCCGGAGGAAGTCACCGGCCTGATCACCGGTGCCATCGAAACTGCCTGA
- a CDS encoding ABC transporter permease, with protein sequence MSVALEEIAQKREKGPLRQMVGSQPFWVTIALALICLVMSQVSDVFFTEDNFFNVTRNFAFIGIIAMGMTAVIITGGIDLSVGSIVGLSGIVTGLVLNAGHSLLAGIVAGLLTALFCGLVNGILIAYVRLSSFIVTLGMFGIARSLAQVLSENHMIYEFGPDEKLFFELGGGTIYGFANPFILLIVLIVVFMIVFRYTTWGRWVFALGGNENAARLTGVPVNRMKLSVYMLSALMAGISAVLLVGWQGAAINAMGTGYELRVIASSVIGGADLMGGAGGAYGAFIGAALIEVIRNSLLLAGVDANWEGTFVGLFIVFAVLLSKLRGMRSG encoded by the coding sequence ATGAGTGTCGCGCTGGAAGAAATCGCGCAAAAGAGGGAGAAGGGCCCGCTGCGGCAGATGGTCGGCAGCCAGCCCTTCTGGGTGACGATCGCGCTCGCGCTGATCTGCCTGGTGATGTCGCAGGTGTCGGACGTCTTCTTCACCGAGGACAACTTCTTCAATGTCACGCGCAACTTCGCGTTCATAGGCATCATCGCGATGGGCATGACCGCCGTCATCATCACCGGCGGCATCGATCTTTCGGTCGGCTCCATCGTCGGACTGTCGGGCATCGTGACCGGACTGGTACTCAATGCCGGACATTCCTTGTTGGCCGGGATCGTTGCCGGCCTGCTGACCGCGCTGTTTTGCGGCCTGGTCAACGGCATCCTGATCGCCTACGTGCGGCTGTCGTCCTTCATCGTCACGCTGGGCATGTTCGGCATCGCGCGCAGCCTGGCCCAGGTGCTGTCAGAGAACCACATGATTTACGAGTTCGGTCCGGACGAGAAACTGTTCTTCGAGCTCGGCGGCGGCACGATTTACGGCTTCGCCAATCCGTTCATCCTGCTGATCGTGCTGATCGTCGTGTTCATGATCGTGTTCCGCTACACGACATGGGGGCGCTGGGTGTTCGCGCTTGGCGGCAACGAGAATGCCGCGCGGCTGACCGGGGTGCCGGTGAACCGCATGAAGCTGTCGGTGTACATGCTCTCCGCGCTGATGGCGGGAATCTCGGCGGTTTTGCTGGTCGGCTGGCAGGGCGCGGCGATCAACGCCATGGGCACGGGTTACGAATTGCGCGTGATAGCGTCGTCGGTGATCGGCGGCGCGGATCTGATGGGCGGGGCCGGAGGTGCTTACGGCGCATTCATCGGTGCGGCCCTGATCGAAGTGATCCGGAACAGTTTGCTTCTGGCCGGTGTGGATGCAAACTGGGAAGGTACGTTCGTAGGTCTGTTCATTGTGTTTGCTGTGTTGTTGAGTAAATTACGTGGGATGCGCTCGGGGTGA
- a CDS encoding aldo/keto reductase: MELDRKTLGRSRLKLSVLGFGGTGLGNMYVAMSERSVIDTLSAAYAAGMRYYDTAPLYGHGLSELRLGGGLRMFADTGVIVSSKVGWRLRPAFGKPTGAGLFRDIVAFARFSDYSYDGAMRSFEDSLNRLGTDRLDILLIHDVDRRNQGERFPEVFREAMAGAYKAVLSLREQGVVKAIGCGLNEWEACQAFAEAGDFDCFLLAGRYTLLEQESLKSFLPLCEKRGIGIVLGGPYNSGILASGAVKNAWFNYAPAPADVLTKVAAIEKICAAHGVALKAAALQFPLHHSCVASVIPGTSNAAELNENLRMLRTPVPAELWRELKSAGLMDAQAPTP, translated from the coding sequence ATGGAGCTGGATCGCAAAACCCTGGGCCGCTCGAGACTGAAACTCTCAGTACTCGGATTCGGCGGCACCGGCCTTGGCAACATGTATGTTGCCATGTCCGAGCGAAGCGTGATCGATACCCTGTCCGCGGCATACGCCGCCGGGATGCGCTACTACGACACCGCGCCATTGTACGGACACGGCCTGTCCGAACTGCGGTTGGGCGGCGGCCTGCGCATGTTCGCGGATACTGGCGTCATCGTGTCCTCCAAGGTGGGCTGGCGCCTGCGGCCGGCATTCGGCAAGCCGACCGGGGCCGGCTTGTTCCGCGACATCGTCGCCTTTGCGCGCTTCAGCGACTACAGCTACGACGGCGCCATGCGCTCGTTCGAGGACAGCCTGAACCGCCTCGGCACGGACCGCCTCGACATCCTGCTGATCCACGACGTCGATCGCCGCAACCAGGGCGAACGGTTTCCGGAAGTGTTCAGGGAGGCAATGGCGGGCGCCTACAAGGCCGTGCTGTCACTGCGCGAACAGGGCGTGGTCAAGGCGATCGGCTGCGGACTGAACGAATGGGAGGCGTGCCAGGCGTTCGCCGAGGCCGGCGACTTCGATTGCTTCCTGCTGGCGGGCCGCTATACGCTGCTCGAACAGGAATCGCTGAAATCCTTTTTGCCGCTGTGCGAGAAGCGCGGCATCGGCATCGTTCTCGGCGGGCCTTACAACTCCGGCATCCTCGCCAGCGGAGCGGTGAAAAACGCCTGGTTCAATTACGCGCCCGCGCCGGCGGACGTGCTGACGAAAGTCGCCGCGATCGAAAAAATCTGCGCGGCTCACGGCGTGGCGCTGAAGGCCGCCGCCCTGCAGTTCCCGCTGCATCATTCCTGCGTCGCCAGCGTCATTCCCGGCACCAGCAACGCAGCCGAACTGAACGAGAACCTGCGCATGCTGCGCACCCCGGTTCCCGCGGAACTCTGGCGCGAACTGAAATCGGCGGGCTTGATGGACGCGCAGGCGCCGACACCGTGA